CTTCTGGAACTCCAGATGAAGGAATTCCATATTTAGGGTCAAAGCCTGCGCCTGCGTTTGGATATAAAGCTGAAGCGCTTGAACTTTCAGCAGCAATTGTTGGAGAAACTCCAAAACCGCTAAACGAGGGAGGGGCAGGGTTTACATTTAATGGACTTTGCACTGGAAATGGAGCAATAATATTGGCACCGCCGGCATGCAAAAGTGTTTCTGCAATTTTAGTGGCAAGGGGATGTTCACTTTTATCTGGGCTTAGCGAAATTTCTTTAGGAAATTCATTTGGCAAAGCACTGAACAATTCGTTGGCTAAATTTTGCAGCTCATCAATGTTTGGTAAACCGTTGATGTTAGTATTTGTACTCATGATACTTTCCTATTTCGACATCTTCTAAAACAGCGATGGCATCATCAACCAAAATAGCTAAGGAACAATAAAGCGAAACCAGATAGGAAGCAATCGCTTTTTCATTAATTCCCATAAAACGAACCGATAATCCCGGAGACTGTTCGCCTTGTAATCCTGGCTGAATTAATCCAATTACACCCTGACGACTTTCGCCAGTTCGCAATAAAATGATTTTTGATTTTCCTTTATTGATTGGTAATTTATCTGATGGAATAAGCGGAATTCCTCTCCAGGTCAAAAACTGAGAGCCAAATAAAGAAATGGTCGGAGGCGGAACACCGCGACGTGTACATTCGCGGCCGAAAGCAGCAATTGCTAACGGGTGCAGCAAAAAGAAGCCCGGTTCTTTCCAAACTTTAGTAAGTAATTCATCCAGATCATCTGGAGTTGGCGCTCCGGTGCGTGTTTTTATAATTTGTGAAGGCGCAACATTACTTAATAAACCATAATCTTTATTGTTGATTAATTCGCTTTCCTGACGCTCTTTGATGGTTTCTATGGCCAGACGTAATTGTTCTGAGATTTGATTGTATGGCTTGCTGTACAAATCAGATACACGAGTATGAACTTCTACAATAGTCTGAACTGCTGCCAGATTATATTCTCTCGGATTTTCGATATAATCAACAAAAGTGTTTGGTAAAACTCTTTCGTCACGAGCAGAACAATCTACTTCGATATGACTGGCGTTTTTAACTTTGTTTAAGCGAAATACACCCGATTCTACTGGCGTCCAGTGCAAAAGATGTGTTAGCCAGCGAGGAGAAGTGGTTCCTATTTGGGGTACGGTACGTGTTGCAATTGCGAGCTGTCTTGCTGCAACATCGCCTAATGCGGTCTGTTGTTGTTTTGATTCTGCCATTTTTTGTATTTTTAATAAGTTTATAATTTATTTTTTGTTTGATTAAAGTTATTGATAATTTTAATCAAATAGCTCATCTACAGACAAATATCTTTCTCCAGTGTCATAATTAAAAGTCAGGATAACAGCATTCTCCGGAATATCTTTTAGCTTTTTAGAAATGGCAGCAAGTGCGGCTCCAGTCGAAATTCCGGCAAATATTCCTTCTTCTTTGGCTATTTTTTTGGTAAAATTGTAAGATTCGTTTTTATCCACAGTTAAAATCTGATCCACATATTCGCGATTAAAAACTTCCGGAATAAAACCAGCACCAATTCCCTGAAAAGGGTGAGGAGAGGGTAGACCGCCACTTAAAACTGGTGATAAAGCAGGCTCTACAGCATAAGTCTGTAAATTTGGAAAATGCTGTTTTAGTATTTTTGAAACTCCCGTAATATGTCCGCCGGTTCCAACTCCGGTAATGAGATAATCTATACCATCCGGGAAATCAGCTAAAATTTCTAAGGCCGTTGTTTTTTCGTGTATTTCAACATTTGCTTTATTGGTAAACTGAGATGGAAGAAACGAATTTTTGATTGTTGAAGCCAATTCTTTCGCTCTTTCTACTGCTCCGGAAGTTCCTTTCTCTCTTGGAGTTAGAACGAATTCGGCACCATAAGCATTTAAGATTCTTCGGCGTTCAATGCTCATCGACTCCGGCATTACCACAATTACTTTGTATCCTTTTACAGCTGCAACTAATGAAAGTCCGATTCCGGTATTTCCTGAAGTTGGTTCAATGATAATGGTTTCTTCATTAATAAGTCCTTTTCGTTCAGCATCTTCGATCATGGCCAAAGCAATTCGGTCTTTGATACTCGATCCCGGATTTGATTTTTCCAGTTTAATCCAAACTTCATGTGATTTGAAAAGTTTATTTAATCGAATGTGAGGAGTGTTTCCTATTGTTTCTAAAATGTTTTGATATTTCATGTGAGTTTTGATATTTTAAATAGAATAAAAAATGGGAGCCGGAAAAGGATTGTTATCTCTGATTTTAATTTCGTTTTTATGATATACAACAGAATTGGATGGAACAGTATAAGTTAGCCAGACATTTCCGCCAATTATAGAATCTTTTCCAACAGTAGTCTGACCACCAAGAATGGTACTGTTGGCATATATAATCACATTGTCTTCAATTGTTGGATGCCTTTTTACAAATGCTTCTTCTTTTTTTACACTCAATGCACCAAGCGTTACACCTTGATAAATTTGAACATTATTGCCAATAACTGTTGTTTCGCCAATTACAATTCCGGTGCCGTGATCGATTGCAAAATCATCTCCAATATGTGCTCCGGGATGAATTTCTATACTCGTTTTAATATGAGCATATTCTGAAATTGTTCTCGCAAGAAGCTTTAAATCCTGTTGCCATAGCTGATGTGAAAAACGATATACCGAAATAGCAAAAAAGCCAGGGTAAGAGTATAGTACTTCTTCCAGAGATTTTGCGGCCGGATCTTTAGTATAAATGGTCAGCGCATCATTTAATGCTTTTTTATGTAAATGTGGTATCGCACTAAAAAAGGTCTCTGTTTGTTGTTTTTGGTCGCTTTTTGGTGAAAAATCTAAAACTAATTCGTCAAATTGTTTTTCCAGTAGATTGAATTTATATTTAATGGTTTCTTCTGATTCAAATGATTTTGAGGTATTTGAAAACAAAATAATAAACAGATCATCAATGAACTGATGAATTAATTTCTTTTCAGGCAGTATTACTAAATCCTGATGCTGTCTTGCTATTTCTTTATAAAATGAACTCATAATCGATTATTTTAGATTAGAAAAGATTTATAACTTATTAATTCTCTTGTTTTTGTTACCACAGAAATGATTAAGCTTTTTCTTTTTTTATTTAATTATGCCACAACACAATGTGATACAAATAGCATCAGGTATTTTGAGAAAAAGCGAAACTGGATGTAAAAATGATTTGGCTTTTATTAAACTTAAACCAAGCCATAATAGATTAAGTGCGGGAACTAACAACAGCTGCACATATAACAAAAGCTGTTATAGGTGTATTTTTTAGGAAGAATGTAAGACGTTCTGGTTGCTATTGTTTTCAAAATGTAAGTTTTAAATATTAAACTCTACTAATTCTATAGACAAAGTTATATTTAAAAATGTAAAAACCAAATTAATCTTGATTTTTTTTTGAAAAAAGAAGTAGAGAGAAATGATTTGCCACGAATTGCACGAATTAACACGAATTAAATTTGTGAAAATTTGTGAATTTGTGGCAAAAAAAAAGAATTAGGAAGAGCTTTGTCAAAGTTAAGTAATGACAAACAAGATGTATAATTAATACATTTAAAAAACTTTGCGAACTTTGCGTAAACCTTTGCGCTCTTTGCAGTTAAACTACTTCCCAAAAAGTAAATAAGCAATAATCAACGTAACAATAACATTGAATAATTGTGCAATCAAGAAAGCATACAACGGCTTACGGCTGTTATTAGCAAGTAAATCTTTAAAATTAGTTTCTAAACCAATGCTGGTAAAAGCCAGTGCAAACCAAATTCCCTGTAAATTCTTCAAACTGTCTTTTACTGAATCTCGCGTTTCAGAACTAATGAAGAAAGAAAATAGGAGAGAAGCCAGAACGAAACCAATGACAAACTTTGGAAAACGTTCCCAAATAACACTTAAAGTAGGTTTTGATGCTACAGCTTCCGCCGACTTATTATGCGTATAAGTCCAATAAACGGAAATGGCAAAAGCCGCTAATCCTAATAAAACATTTTGGGAAAACTTGACAATCGTACTGATTTTTAAAGCGGTTTCGCCAACTAAACTTCCGGATGCCACAACTGCTCCAGAAGTGTCGATACTGCCACCTAACCATGCACCAGTGACTTCTTCGGGAAAGTTGAAATATTTTGCAATGATGGGCATAAAAATCATCATTGGAATTGCGGTTACCAAAACAATAGAAATTACATAAGATAGTTTTTTAGAATCGCCTTTAATTGCGCCCGAAGTTGCAATTGCTGCCGAAACACCACAAATAGAAACGGCACTGGAAATCATCATGGTTAATTCGTCGTCAACTTTTAATTTTCGGCAAAGCCAATAGGCAAAATACCAAACAGACAGAACCACAATTAATGCCTGAAATAATCCTAATGAACCGGCTTTGAGAATATCTGAAAAGATGACACTGGTTCCTAATAAGACCAATCCAATTTTTACAAAAACTTCAGTAGAAAGTGCAGAACGAAACCAATCGGGAATCTGAAAGAAATTTCCAATTATTAGGCCTATAATCAGACTGAAAATGACGGCTTCCAGATTGAGTGCTTTTATTTCTGAATTTCCCGCAATGACTAAGGCGATAACGGTTAAGAAATAAACGATAGGGAAAGTAAAAAGAAAATATTTTACCGATTTTCCAATTAAGAAAGCACCTAGTGTTCCAATAGAAATTAGATATAAAAATTGAAATAAGAGGATTTTCAGGTTCACGAAATCAAAAACTTTCGTTTTCAAATCGGTGCTGTCTGACCAGCTGAAAACGGGAACTTCCGGAAGAAAGATAAAAAGTGAAATACCGATGATTATGAATCCTAGAATTACTACGGTCCAATCTTCGTGAATATTAAATTGTTTGGTTTGAGTTGACATTAATTGAGTTTTAGATTAAACCGGTTTTTAAAACCTGTCGGGTTTGTATGTTGTTTAATTACAAATCGACAAAGTATTTTTGTTTTCCAAAATCGAATTCATAATAAGTCAGGTTAGGCCAAAGCGGTTTCACCAATCCTTTTTCCCAATTTTGAAGAGCGGTTTGTAATTCTTTTACTTTTTCCGGATTTTTTGCAGCAAGATCTATAGTTTCAGATTTGTCTTTTGCTAAATCATAAAGCCAGGTTTCATGCGTTTTGCCACTTACAATTAGTTTCCAATCACCACTTCTAATTGCTTTTGCATCGCCGGAGCGCCAGAATAATTCTTTGTGAGCTTCTTTATTGTTATTGACAACGTCGATAAGATTAACTCCATCATAAACGCGATCTTTTGGCAAGCCCGAACCTGTAACAGAAGCAATCGTACTAAAAATATCCAAAGTACTTACAGGCGTTTTGTATACAGTTTTTGGTTTTATTTTTCCCTTCCAGGAAATTGCAAACGGAACATTTATACCGCCTTCAAAATGCGAAAATTTACCGCCTTTTAATGGAGCATTTGTTGTTGCAAAAGTATAGTCGGCACCACCGTTGTCGCTTGCAAAAATGATTAGCGTATTTTCTTCTAAACCTTCTTTTTTAACTTTTGCTCTAATTCTTCCAATTGCGTCATCAAGTGCACTGATCATGGCATAATACACACGTTTGTTTTCGTCTTTTACATTCGGGAAACGATCGTAATATTTTTTGCGAACCTGAAATGGTGTGTGAGGTGCATTGAATGGAACATAAAGTAAAAAAGGTTTGTTTTTATTTTTGTCGATAAAAGCTTCTGCTTCTTCAGCAAATGTTTCGGTTAAATAAGTTTTATCATGAATAATAGTCGTATCCCGACGAATTTGCCCGATTCCAATGCGACCATTTCCCCAAATCATTTTATCGGTAAAATCTTTATGATGGTGGTTGATAATATCCGGATTATCATCTTCTGGAGTATAAAGCGAAAAGGCCTGATAAAAGCCATAATGATAATCGAAACCACGATCTAAAGGGAAAAATCCTTTGTTGTGACCCAAATGCCATTTCCCGATAATTGCTGTGCTGTAACCTTGTTTTTTGGCTAAATTGGCAAACGTAATTTCAGATTTTGGCAGACCCTGAGTAGCAATTGATGCTTCATTTGGGTATTTGATTTTATCATTCAGTCTCCAGCTATTGGTATTGATTAAATACTTAAAAGCATAATACTCCAGATTATTTTTTGGATATCGATCTCCGGGTTGATATTCATGTCCAAAACGTTCCTGATAACGTCCGGTAAGCAATCCGGCACGGGATGGTGAACAAATTGAAGCAGAAACATAACCATCGGTAAAAGTAACTCCGGATGCGGCCAAAGAATCAATTTGTGGTGTTGGAGTTGATTTTCCTCCATACAATGAAATATCATATTTGCCTAAATCATCGGCAAGGAGAATAATGATGTTTGGCTTTTTTTCTAAGATTGAAGAATCCTTTTGTGCCAGAAATGCAGCTTTTCCTTCAGCTAGTTTTTCATCTGGTTTTATTAAAGTTCCATCCGTGTTTATGGGCCAGAAAAGAAATACTGCTAAAAGAAAAAGTATAATTAAAAAAGGTATAACAATCTTAGTTACTTTTTTATAGTTTGCCATATTTTGGTACGTTGTTTTTTGAATTTTGGTTTTGTATTGAGAGTTTTTCAAATTTTCAGGTTTGTCATCCTGAGCGAAGTCGAAGGACCGCAAGAAGCTCTACAAAGATTGGGTTTTTATTACGGAGTTATTTGCGCGGGCTTCGACTTCGCTCAGCCTGAAAAGATTGTGGTAATCTTTATCAAAGTTTTAAACTTTGACAAAGATTTATTTAAAATTCGTGCGTTATTATTTAGAAGCCAAAGCCACATCAACCTCATTTTTTAAATTTTCAAAACCTTCTTTTTTAAGAATGATTTTTCCGTTTTGATAAAGTATCAAAGTTGGGAAAACTTTAATCGTTTTTAAATCGGCAATGATTTGTGTATTATCTTCTAAATCTATTTCTACAATTTTAAGATTTTTGCCATACTGCGTTTTGATGGTTTCTAAAACTGGTTTTATTTTTTTGCATGCCCCACAATAAATGGAACCAATATCGACTAAAACGGTACTATTTTCAGTAATGATTTTGTTGTATTCTGCCAGGGTTAATTTGCTTTTGGAGTTGGTAAAATATGGTTTTCCACCCCCAATCCAGTTTGCAATTCCGCCTTCTAAACTATATACTTCTTTGAAGCCTTTTTTTAATAAATCATCAGCGAGCCAGACACTTCTTCCTGCACCTATAGAATAGGTAAACACCGGTTTTGATTTATCTAAGGCAGCAATTCGTTTGGCATAATCTTTTGATTCCAGATTGAAATTTACAGCACCAATAATGTGATTCAGCGCAAACTCTTCGGGACCTCTGGCATCAATAATCTGTGGATTTTTTTGGCTTTGGATTTTTGTATAAAATGAATCTAAATTGACTGTATTTTCGCTTTTATTTTGCGAAAAAACAGCAATTGTAAATAGAAATACAATTACTGTTATACTATTTTTTAAAACTTTATTTTTCATAATCGTTTTTAAGATTAAACTTGTTCTAATATTGGGGTATGAGTATCTTCGGCAACAACTGTTTTTACTTTAAGCGGAAGTGACAATACACCATCTGCAAGAGGGCTTCCTTCTTTTTTAGATTTGAATATTGGCCATAAAAACTGTGCGTACCATTCTTCTTGTTTGTATGATTTTGTTCCGTAAGATTCCGGGAATTTACGTGTGATTAATCCGGTTCCGAAAATGACATCCCAAATGAAAAACATGTTTCCGAAATTACCTTTAAAGTGTCCAACACCATCTCCGCTTGTATCTGCATGATGTGCGTGATGTGTTGCCGGAGTTGAAATTAGACGTTCTAAAACCCATGCAATTGGATGCAAAACTTTGTATTTGTAAAAAGGTTTGTCCCACGCGATACTTGAGTGTGCACCCAATGTGATGAAACTTTTAATTACCAAAACAAATAAAGCTGGTAAACCTAACCCTAAATAGGTTAAAGTTGCTGTCAAATAAATTTGAGAAAAGAAAACCGTATAAATAAAGTTTTGTCTGGAAGCCATCGCCATTCCCATATATGGAGCCGAGTGATGTGTTCTGTGGAAACGCCATAAAAACGGAACTTGATGATGCAGTCTATGGTACCAATATTGCGTCAAATCATCGGCAATGGCAATCAGGAAAAATCCTCCCCAGAAAGGAACCCACGAAAGTGTGTTAGCTAAATCCGGAATTAGATATGGTAAAGCAGTCAAGCTGAAAAAAGCAATTACGGGAGGCAAAAGCAATTTTGGTGCTAGGAAACAAATAATATCAACTTTGCGTTCCTGACCTGTCCATTCGTCATCGTATAAACCTGCAGTAAATTCGATTACACCTAAAACCAGCATAAAAACAGTTAATCCCCAAGTGCGGATATGCTCAAAAGCGGGTTTTGAAAATTCTAAAAAAGCAGGTAATGAAATGTGCGATTCACTTACCAAATTATTGCTTAATTTAAAGTAAAGGAAAATTGCCACTACAGGCAAAGAATATATAAAAAGACTTATTAGTAAATCTCTTGTCAGTTTTTCTCTTTGAACTATTGCCATGATTTCTTATTTTAAAAATTGATTAATTAATGCTAAACCTCCCGCCAATATGACTAGAGGTACTAAAAAAACAATCGCGCCAACGATTATTTTTTTTCCTATAATTTCATAGTCTACTCGTTTCATGATTTCTTATGTTTATATTTTTTTATTGTGTGTTATTGATAATCAAAAAGTTATAAAGCGTAAATTTAAATTAAAAACTTTTAATTCTATAGAATTAGTAGTGTTTAAATTATTCTTTTTTTATAATTTATTGTGATTTTAGCGAATTCTAAATCAAAATGTGTTTTTGTGTTTTATAATGAAACCTACAAGGTTTTAGGAACCTTGCAGGTTTTGAGAATCAATATTAGTTAGTACTTCCGGCAGCAGTTGTACCCGCGCCTGGTTTTGTAACTTGTTTAATTAAATCCTGAACAGTTTTGGCTTTGTCGGCACCAGTATTGTGTATTTTTCTGGTTATTACATCCTGCCAGTCAATTAACGGATAAACGTTATTTTCTTTAGCTTGTTCATCAAACAGTTTTTTTAGTTCGGCTAGTTTTTCAGGATATTTTGCTGCCAAATTGTTACGCTCGTTAAAATCCTCGTTCAGGTTATATAATTCCCAAACATCAGTATCAAAATTGCTTGATGCAGGTGCCTGATTTTTTCCGCCAGATTTCACCGATGTAAACGGATTCGCATGTGCTGCTCCGGCTTTCCATCCATCTTTATAAATGGCTCTGTTTCCAAAGATGTAATAGTATTGAACTTTGTGCAATGATTCTGCTTTTGGATTATCAAGAGAAGCATACAAAGACGAACCCTGAATAATATCCTGTTTAATACCTTTGATATATTCCGGTGCTTTAACTCCTACAATGTCTAAAGTTGTTGGAAGCAAATCGGTAACATGGCTGTATTGATTTCTGATGCCACCTTTGTCTTTAATTCCGTTTGGATAAAAAACAATTAATGGATTATGAGTTCCACCTTCAGATTGTGCATCTTGTTTCCAGTTTTTGAACGGAACATTTGTTGCTTGAGCCCATCCTAAAGGATAATTTGTGTTTAGACCTTTTGGAGTTCCAATTTCGTCAATATTTGCTAAGTTTTTCTTTAGATTTTCCTCTTCAGATACTCCTTGAGAAAACAAACTTTGGTTGATTGTTCCTTCGGTAGTTCCTTCTTTACTTGCTCCATTATCGCCAATAGCTACAAAAATTAAAGTGTTGTCCAGTTGTCCGCTTTCTTTTAGATAATTCACAACTCTTCCTACTTCATAATCTGTATACGTTAGGAATCCAGCGTAAACTTCCATAAATCTAGCATAAACTTTCTTTTGATCTGGAGATAGTTTTTTCCAATCTGTGATTAATGGATTACGTTCTGGTAATACTGCGTTTGCTGGAATTACGCCCAATTTCTTTTGGTTTGCGATTACTTCTTCGCGGTAAGCGTCCCAGCCTTTATCAAATTTTCCTCTGTAAGGATCGCTCCATTTTGTAGCAACCTGATGAGGTGCGTGTGCTGCGCCTGGTGCATAGTACAAGAAAAATGGTTTTCCCGGAGCCGCTTTTTGTTGTTTTTGGATATAGCTTATTGCTTTATCTGTAATTAATTCACTTAAGTGGCGCCCGTCAGGCGTAACGTGAACTTGATCTTCAACTAAATCAGGATTGTACTGATCGGTTTGAGAACCTAAGAATCCGTAGAAATGATCAAAACCTTTTCCGGTTGGCCATCTGTCGAATGGTCCTGCATCTGTAGCATCTTCATCTGGCGTTACACCATATTTTCCAACTGCAAAAGTGTTATAACCGTTTTCACGTAAAATCTCTGCAATTGTTCCTTTATCAGAAGGAATTCTTCCGTCCCAACCAGGGAAACCAGCTGATAAAATCGTGTGTGAAAATCCGCTAACGTGTACTCTTCCTGAATTTCTTCCAGTCAGTAAAGCCGCACGAGTTGGCGCGCAAATAGCCGTTGTGTGAAAGTTAGTATAACGTAAACCATTATTGGCTAACTGATCAAAAGTTGGTGTGCTGATCAAACCTCCAAAAGCACTTGAAGCTCCGAATCCGACGTCGTCTAATAAGATCCAAATTACGTTTGGTGCGCCTTTAGGAGCTTTTACCGGTTCTGGCCAATATTCTTTAGAATCGGCTAAAGTTTTTCCGATAACACCTTTAAATTCTTCTGGTTTATCTTGTGCTATTCCTAATTGTGCAACTAAGAGCGCCGTAATCAAAAGCCCTTTTTTAGGACTTTTGATTAAACTGTTGTATTTAAAATTTTTCATAGTTTTTATTTTTACTTGTTTGCTTTGGTTAATAGTTCTTGAGCAGATTTTCCTTCTGTAGCTGGTGTTTGGTGTATTTTTCTCTGATATACATCTGACCAGTCTATTAAAGGATATAAGTTGTTTTTCCTGGCTTGCTGGTCAAATAGTTTTTTTAATTCGGCCAGTTTTTCAGGATATTTTTTAGCCAAATCTTTTTGTTCATTAAAATCTTCATTGATGTTGTACAATTCCCAAACATCTTTGTCAAAATCAGCATTTAATAAACCTGCTTTTTTGGGATCACTTAAAGCTTCTTTAGCTTCAATTGAATTTGGATGATGCGCCGCAGCCGCTTTCCATCCATCACTATAAATTGCTCGGGCTCCAAAAATGTAATAATGCTGTACTTTATGATTTGAAATTGCTTTTGCATCATTCAAAGAATTGTAGAAAGAATATCCCTGAATTGTATCTTGCTTAATTTCTCTGATAGATTCAGGTGCTTTAACTCCTAAAATATCCAGCGTTGTTGGTAAAATATCAATTACATGACTGTATTGGGTTCTAATTCCAGGCGTTTTAATTCCCTTTGGATAATAAACAATCAACGGATTATGAGTGCCGCCTTCTGAGTTTGCATCTTGTTTCCAGTCTTTAAAAGGAACATTTGTTGCCTGAGCCCAGCCCAAAGGATAATTGGTATAGGTTTCAGGTGTTCCAATTTCGCCAATTCGCTTTAAATTATTTTGAAAAACCGTTTCGTCTGTTTCTCCAACAACATAAGTTTGTCTGTTGACAGCACCTTGCAATGTTCCTTCTTTGCTTGCACCATTATCACCAATTAAAACAAATACAACTGTATTTTCCAGTTGATTGATTTCTTTTAAATAATTAACCAATCTTCCAATTTCATAATCCGTGTAGGTAAGATATCCGGCATATACTTCCATAAATTTGGCATATACTTTTTTCTGATCCGGTGTTAATTTTTTCCAGTCTGCAATAAGCGGATTACGTTCCGGCAATACAGCATTCGAAGGAATAACTCCTAATTTTTTCTGATTGGCAATGGTTTTTTCGCGGTAAGCGTCCCAGCCATCATCAAATTTTCCTTTATACGGATCGCTCCATTTTTGGGCAACCTGATGAGGTGCATGAACAGCTGCCGGAGAATAATATAAAAAGAATGGTTTTCCCGGCGCGGCTTTTTGCTGTCTGGCAATATAGCTGATTGCTTTATTTGTAATTTGCTCGCTCAAATGGCGTCCGTCAGGAGTGACGTGTGCTTGATCTTCAATTAGATCGGGTTTATACTGATCCGTTGCTGAGCCCAGGAAACCAAAGAAATGTTCAAATCCTTTTCCGGTTGGCCAGCGGTCAAAAGGTCCGGCATCTGTAGCTTCTTCATCTGGCGTTATACCATATTTACCTACGCCAAAAGTGTTATAACCTTTATCACGTAAAATCTCGGCAACAGTTCCGTTTTTTGAAGGCAGTCTTCCGTCCCAACCAGGAAATCCAGCAGACATAATCGTATGTGAAAATCCTCCAACATGAACTTTATGAGAATTACTTCCCGTTAATAAAGCAGAGCGGGTAGGAGCACAAATTGCGGTTGTATGAAAATTGGTATAGCGTAATCCGTTATTGGCAAGACTCTCTAAAACCGGAGTTTGGATCAAACCTCCAAAAGCACTTGAAGCTCCGTAACCTACGTCATCTAAAATAATCCAGACGACATTTGGAGCGCCTTTTGGAGCCGTAACGGGTTCTGGCCAATATTCTTTAGAATCGGCCAAAGTTTTACCAATTACACCTTTAAATTCTTCTGGTTTAGTCTGTGCAAAACCCAATTGTGCAAGTAAAATTGCGCTAATCAAAAGCCCTTTTTTAGGACTTTTGACTGATAAGCTAGTTTTATATTTTTTCATAATTTATTGGTTTATTTGTGATTGGTTATTAATATCCAGGATTCTGAGGCAGACCTACAGGATCAATGTTTCTTTCACTTTGAGGAATTGGATACAGATTATTTCTTTCTGAAACTGAGTTTTTAGCCGTTACTTTTTTCACTTCAGTAACTAAAGTTCCCCAACGAACCAGATCAAACCATCTTTGTCCTTCCTGAACAAACTCTTTTTTTCGTTCTTCCTGAATTGCAGCTCTAAAAGTAGTTTGAGTTAATCCAGTTAAATCAATCGTTGCATCTGGCGTTGTAATTGGTTTTGCAAAAGCTCTTCTTCTAACCTG
The sequence above is drawn from the Flavobacterium sp. N2038 genome and encodes:
- the cysK gene encoding cysteine synthase A yields the protein MKYQNILETIGNTPHIRLNKLFKSHEVWIKLEKSNPGSSIKDRIALAMIEDAERKGLINEETIIIEPTSGNTGIGLSLVAAVKGYKVIVVMPESMSIERRRILNAYGAEFVLTPREKGTSGAVERAKELASTIKNSFLPSQFTNKANVEIHEKTTALEILADFPDGIDYLITGVGTGGHITGVSKILKQHFPNLQTYAVEPALSPVLSGGLPSPHPFQGIGAGFIPEVFNREYVDQILTVDKNESYNFTKKIAKEEGIFAGISTGAALAAISKKLKDIPENAVILTFNYDTGERYLSVDELFD
- a CDS encoding YeiH family protein, which codes for MSTQTKQFNIHEDWTVVILGFIIIGISLFIFLPEVPVFSWSDSTDLKTKVFDFVNLKILLFQFLYLISIGTLGAFLIGKSVKYFLFTFPIVYFLTVIALVIAGNSEIKALNLEAVIFSLIIGLIIGNFFQIPDWFRSALSTEVFVKIGLVLLGTSVIFSDILKAGSLGLFQALIVVLSVWYFAYWLCRKLKVDDELTMMISSAVSICGVSAAIATSGAIKGDSKKLSYVISIVLVTAIPMMIFMPIIAKYFNFPEEVTGAWLGGSIDTSGAVVASGSLVGETALKISTIVKFSQNVLLGLAAFAISVYWTYTHNKSAEAVASKPTLSVIWERFPKFVIGFVLASLLFSFFISSETRDSVKDSLKNLQGIWFALAFTSIGLETNFKDLLANNSRKPLYAFLIAQLFNVIVTLIIAYLLFGK
- a CDS encoding sulfatase-like hydrolase/transferase; protein product: MANYKKVTKIVIPFLIILFLLAVFLFWPINTDGTLIKPDEKLAEGKAAFLAQKDSSILEKKPNIIILLADDLGKYDISLYGGKSTPTPQIDSLAASGVTFTDGYVSASICSPSRAGLLTGRYQERFGHEYQPGDRYPKNNLEYYAFKYLINTNSWRLNDKIKYPNEASIATQGLPKSEITFANLAKKQGYSTAIIGKWHLGHNKGFFPLDRGFDYHYGFYQAFSLYTPEDDNPDIINHHHKDFTDKMIWGNGRIGIGQIRRDTTIIHDKTYLTETFAEEAEAFIDKNKNKPFLLYVPFNAPHTPFQVRKKYYDRFPNVKDENKRVYYAMISALDDAIGRIRAKVKKEGLEENTLIIFASDNGGADYTFATTNAPLKGGKFSHFEGGINVPFAISWKGKIKPKTVYKTPVSTLDIFSTIASVTGSGLPKDRVYDGVNLIDVVNNNKEAHKELFWRSGDAKAIRSGDWKLIVSGKTHETWLYDLAKDKSETIDLAAKNPEKVKELQTALQNWEKGLVKPLWPNLTYYEFDFGKQKYFVDL
- a CDS encoding thioredoxin domain-containing protein, whose product is MKNKVLKNSITVIVFLFTIAVFSQNKSENTVNLDSFYTKIQSQKNPQIIDARGPEEFALNHIIGAVNFNLESKDYAKRIAALDKSKPVFTYSIGAGRSVWLADDLLKKGFKEVYSLEGGIANWIGGGKPYFTNSKSKLTLAEYNKIITENSTVLVDIGSIYCGACKKIKPVLETIKTQYGKNLKIVEIDLEDNTQIIADLKTIKVFPTLILYQNGKIILKKEGFENLKNEVDVALASK
- a CDS encoding family 2A encapsulin nanocompartment shell protein, producing MAESKQQQTALGDVAARQLAIATRTVPQIGTTSPRWLTHLLHWTPVESGVFRLNKVKNASHIEVDCSARDERVLPNTFVDYIENPREYNLAAVQTIVEVHTRVSDLYSKPYNQISEQLRLAIETIKERQESELINNKDYGLLSNVAPSQIIKTRTGAPTPDDLDELLTKVWKEPGFFLLHPLAIAAFGRECTRRGVPPPTISLFGSQFLTWRGIPLIPSDKLPINKGKSKIILLRTGESRQGVIGLIQPGLQGEQSPGLSVRFMGINEKAIASYLVSLYCSLAILVDDAIAVLEDVEIGKYHEYKY
- a CDS encoding sterol desaturase family protein, with the protein product MAIVQREKLTRDLLISLFIYSLPVVAIFLYFKLSNNLVSESHISLPAFLEFSKPAFEHIRTWGLTVFMLVLGVIEFTAGLYDDEWTGQERKVDIICFLAPKLLLPPVIAFFSLTALPYLIPDLANTLSWVPFWGGFFLIAIADDLTQYWYHRLHHQVPFLWRFHRTHHSAPYMGMAMASRQNFIYTVFFSQIYLTATLTYLGLGLPALFVLVIKSFITLGAHSSIAWDKPFYKYKVLHPIAWVLERLISTPATHHAHHADTSGDGVGHFKGNFGNMFFIWDVIFGTGLITRKFPESYGTKSYKQEEWYAQFLWPIFKSKKEGSPLADGVLSLPLKVKTVVAEDTHTPILEQV
- the epsC gene encoding serine O-acetyltransferase EpsC, with the translated sequence MSSFYKEIARQHQDLVILPEKKLIHQFIDDLFIILFSNTSKSFESEETIKYKFNLLEKQFDELVLDFSPKSDQKQQTETFFSAIPHLHKKALNDALTIYTKDPAAKSLEEVLYSYPGFFAISVYRFSHQLWQQDLKLLARTISEYAHIKTSIEIHPGAHIGDDFAIDHGTGIVIGETTVIGNNVQIYQGVTLGALSVKKEEAFVKRHPTIEDNVIIYANSTILGGQTTVGKDSIIGGNVWLTYTVPSNSVVYHKNEIKIRDNNPFPAPIFYSI